The following are encoded in a window of Sulfurimonas sp. C5 genomic DNA:
- a CDS encoding tRNA pseudouridine(13) synthase TruD gives MQREYLEDKETLYFKFEQNKDDFIVDEIGVDFKGKGNFLILKIKKVEITTWDMIAAFAEFLGIEAQKIGYAGLKDKHATTTQYISVEAKYEKALKKFKHSNIKVVGKTYHTHSIRMGDLKGNSFTINLFEVDQIMAGQIEKRAMKIIKNGLPNYFGYQRFGRDQDSIEQAKEMISGELHISDAKVKNFLISVYQSQFFNDWLVDRVVFSRENNNGEFALLEGDIYMDVKGKLFTPKTTQEKDFKEHKVVPTGLLCGRDVFRARDKARVVERKYDDEFLYEKGYRREAIIFPENLKLDYKNNFDILTISFSLPKGSYATVFLEAIANRNYKAKKLK, from the coding sequence ATGCAAAGAGAATATTTAGAAGATAAAGAGACACTTTATTTTAAGTTTGAACAAAACAAAGATGACTTTATAGTTGATGAGATAGGAGTTGACTTTAAAGGTAAAGGAAACTTTTTAATTTTAAAAATCAAAAAAGTAGAAATTACAACATGGGATATGATTGCGGCTTTTGCCGAGTTTTTAGGAATAGAAGCCCAAAAAATAGGGTATGCCGGTCTGAAAGACAAACATGCAACAACAACGCAGTATATTTCAGTTGAGGCAAAATATGAAAAAGCCCTCAAAAAGTTTAAACATTCAAACATAAAGGTAGTGGGTAAAACATACCATACACATTCGATCCGTATGGGAGATTTAAAAGGAAACAGTTTTACGATTAATCTCTTCGAAGTTGATCAAATCATGGCAGGACAGATCGAAAAAAGAGCTATGAAAATTATAAAAAACGGACTACCTAACTATTTTGGATATCAGCGTTTTGGACGTGATCAGGATTCAATTGAACAAGCAAAAGAGATGATATCTGGGGAACTACACATTAGTGATGCAAAAGTAAAAAACTTTTTGATTTCTGTTTATCAAAGTCAGTTTTTTAATGACTGGTTGGTTGATAGAGTAGTTTTCAGCCGTGAAAACAATAACGGTGAGTTTGCACTTTTAGAAGGTGATATTTATATGGATGTAAAAGGAAAACTCTTTACGCCGAAAACAACACAGGAAAAAGATTTTAAAGAGCACAAGGTAGTGCCTACGGGATTACTTTGCGGAAGAGATGTATTTCGTGCACGTGACAAAGCAAGAGTAGTAGAGAGAAAGTATGATGATGAATTTTTATATGAAAAAGGGTATCGTCGTGAAGCGATTATTTTCCCTGAGAACTTAAAGTTAGACTATAAAAATAATTTTGATATTTTAACGATCAGCTTCTCACTTCCTAAAGGCTCGTATGCAACCGTATTTTTAGAAGCAATTGCAAACAGAAACTATAAAGCGAAGAAGCTAAAGTAG
- the cmoB gene encoding tRNA 5-methoxyuridine(34)/uridine 5-oxyacetic acid(34) synthase CmoB, producing the protein MDIQKIKEERKKWMTWKNIAPLRDALEKLPDVESEVEYADTVKVNGKFDEELIYNTAKMLMPWRKGPFAIGELFIDTEWKSNIKYNLIRKHFNLKDKKVADIGCNNGYYMFRMQEDKPKLLVGFDPSPLYKTQFDFINHFAKTDIVYELLGVEHLEFYEEKFDTIFCLGVLYHRSDPVAMLKSLYRGLEKEGEVILDTFYIDGEDAIALCPESSYSKIPNIYFVPTINALKNWCLRAGFDEFEVLETSITDAGEQRKTEWIEGQSLEDFLDPNDKTKTVEGYPAPQRVYVRLVKDKK; encoded by the coding sequence ATGGATATACAAAAGATCAAAGAAGAACGTAAAAAGTGGATGACATGGAAAAATATTGCTCCACTCAGAGATGCTTTAGAAAAACTACCTGATGTAGAGAGTGAAGTTGAATACGCTGACACAGTAAAAGTAAATGGCAAATTCGATGAAGAACTCATCTATAATACTGCAAAGATGTTGATGCCGTGGAGAAAAGGGCCGTTTGCTATTGGAGAACTTTTCATAGATACGGAATGGAAAAGCAACATCAAGTACAATCTGATTCGAAAACATTTTAATTTAAAAGATAAGAAAGTTGCCGATATAGGGTGTAACAATGGGTATTATATGTTTCGAATGCAGGAGGATAAACCTAAACTTTTAGTTGGTTTTGATCCTTCGCCGCTTTATAAAACACAGTTTGATTTTATAAATCACTTTGCAAAAACAGATATTGTGTATGAGCTTTTAGGCGTTGAACATTTAGAGTTCTATGAAGAGAAGTTTGATACGATTTTCTGTTTAGGTGTTTTATATCATCGTAGTGATCCTGTTGCTATGCTTAAGTCCTTATATCGTGGATTAGAAAAAGAGGGCGAAGTGATCCTGGATACTTTCTATATAGATGGTGAAGATGCGATCGCTTTATGTCCGGAATCTAGTTATTCAAAGATTCCGAACATCTATTTTGTTCCGACGATTAATGCACTGAAAAACTGGTGCTTACGTGCAGGTTTTGATGAATTTGAAGTTTTGGAGACTTCAATTACCGATGCCGGAGAACAAAGAAAAACAGAGTGGATTGAAGGACAGTCTTTGGAAGATTTTTTAGATCCAAATGATAAAACTAAAACGGTAGAAGGGTATCCTGCACCGCAAAGAGTATACGTAAGATTAGTAAAGGATAAAAAGTAA
- a CDS encoding ferritin-like domain-containing protein → MDFYKELEQILELKTPKEKLKQFRTFYKKFQKEEIDFVSQEKAKLFSEPAYEGFCQVVAPQKVPKRSNLTTKEGQINLLHAVTHIEYSAIDLALDAAYRFRGLPRKFYEDWLEVADDEVRHFEMLEELLNKLGSAYGKIEVHNSLFEASYKTQTLIERMAVVPRYLEANGLDATPMILEKLKNYPKNDMLEKIKSALTIILQEEIDHVKKGDVWFSYACDLEKKDTSIFFDIIQKYYPRSFLRPDDLNIEARKEAGFSCNELKRMANKEVC, encoded by the coding sequence ATGGATTTTTACAAAGAATTAGAACAAATTTTGGAATTAAAAACTCCCAAAGAAAAGCTGAAACAATTTAGAACTTTTTATAAAAAATTTCAAAAAGAGGAAATAGACTTTGTTTCACAAGAAAAAGCAAAACTTTTTAGTGAACCTGCATATGAGGGGTTTTGTCAAGTTGTAGCTCCTCAAAAAGTACCAAAACGCTCAAACTTAACTACAAAAGAGGGGCAGATTAATTTACTTCATGCAGTGACACATATTGAGTATTCTGCAATCGATCTTGCTCTTGATGCTGCATATAGATTTCGTGGACTTCCTAGAAAATTTTACGAAGATTGGCTGGAAGTTGCCGATGATGAAGTGCGCCATTTTGAGATGCTCGAAGAGCTTTTAAATAAACTGGGATCTGCTTATGGAAAAATAGAGGTACATAATTCATTGTTTGAAGCAAGTTATAAAACACAGACTTTGATCGAGAGAATGGCTGTTGTACCGAGATATTTGGAAGCAAACGGGCTTGATGCAACACCGATGATTTTAGAAAAATTAAAAAATTATCCTAAAAACGATATGTTAGAAAAAATCAAATCAGCACTCACTATAATCCTGCAAGAAGAGATAGACCATGTTAAAAAAGGGGATGTCTGGTTCTCTTACGCCTGTGATTTAGAAAAAAAAGATACAAGTATATTTTTTGATATTATCCAAAAATATTACCCTCGCAGTTTTTTGCGTCCAGATGATCTCAATATTGAGGCAAGAAAAGAAGCTGGATTTAGCTGTAATGAGCTCAAGCGTATGGCGAATAAAGAAGTTTGTTAA
- a CDS encoding MBL fold metallo-hydrolase, giving the protein MTIKMQPMGPYQTNCYIVTIDGKDFIIDPGVGATEWVKANITNPVAILNTHGHFDHVWSNAELQKELGIKLYTPQGDVMLLQGSNWMPDLPPSTPDVEVVGDQEFDFGGVKVKFRHFPGHCPGCSTIEIGDAMFSGDFIFERSIGRTDFPYSSPEDMRKSLQKFKELDYDKTVYPGHGGTTTIKQEQQNSDYWISTL; this is encoded by the coding sequence ATGACGATAAAAATGCAACCTATGGGACCATATCAAACGAACTGCTATATCGTAACAATAGATGGAAAAGATTTTATAATAGATCCCGGTGTAGGTGCTACAGAGTGGGTAAAAGCAAATATTACAAATCCCGTTGCAATTTTAAATACACATGGACATTTTGATCATGTGTGGAGCAATGCAGAGCTGCAAAAAGAGCTTGGTATTAAACTTTACACGCCCCAAGGTGATGTTATGCTACTACAAGGGAGTAACTGGATGCCTGATCTTCCCCCTTCAACACCTGATGTAGAAGTTGTGGGCGATCAAGAATTTGACTTTGGCGGCGTTAAAGTCAAGTTCCGCCACTTTCCGGGACATTGTCCGGGATGCAGTACTATCGAGATAGGGGATGCTATGTTTAGCGGTGATTTTATTTTTGAGAGAAGTATCGGAAGAACCGATTTTCCCTATTCATCACCTGAAGATATGAGAAAATCTCTTCAAAAGTTCAAAGAACTCGACTACGATAAAACAGTTTATCCTGGTCACGGCGGTACAACAACCATAAAACAAGAACAACAAAATTCAGATTATTGGATAAGCACACTATGA
- a CDS encoding cation diffusion facilitator family transporter, producing MTLEKKATVISTSVAGVLVLLKMTVGILSGSIAVLASAIDSMLDLTVSLFNYFALHNAEKNPDDTFHFGRSKIEPLAAVIEGTVISFSAFFIFYEALQKIIHPRPMEYMNESIGVMVVSLIITTLLVGFLVYVAKKTNNMVIRADALHYKTDIFSNGTILFALGAVAYTGEELIDPILGIAIAIYMVYSTFPIIKEGILMLLDAALPAEDIKRIEKAIRSEMAMSDFHFLQTRESGSHIFISYHAVFNVSISLYDAHLVADKVEAKIHALFPDKKVHILTHMDPYDDSDINEEEEQW from the coding sequence ATGACTTTAGAGAAAAAAGCTACCGTTATTTCAACTTCTGTTGCAGGAGTACTTGTACTACTTAAAATGACGGTAGGGATTTTAAGCGGTTCGATTGCCGTTCTTGCTTCAGCAATTGACAGTATGTTGGACCTCACAGTATCATTATTTAACTATTTTGCCCTCCACAATGCAGAAAAAAATCCCGATGACACTTTCCATTTCGGAAGAAGCAAGATAGAACCTCTTGCTGCTGTAATTGAAGGAACTGTAATCTCGTTTTCCGCTTTTTTCATCTTTTATGAAGCATTACAAAAGATCATTCACCCGCGCCCTATGGAGTATATGAACGAATCTATAGGTGTTATGGTAGTATCTCTCATCATTACTACTCTACTTGTAGGCTTTTTAGTTTATGTTGCAAAGAAAACGAACAATATGGTTATCCGCGCAGATGCACTGCACTATAAAACAGATATTTTTTCAAACGGAACAATTTTATTTGCATTAGGTGCCGTAGCTTACACGGGTGAAGAGTTGATAGATCCTATTTTAGGTATAGCTATAGCAATTTATATGGTGTATTCAACGTTCCCTATCATTAAAGAGGGAATTTTGATGCTCTTAGATGCTGCATTACCTGCTGAAGATATTAAAAGAATTGAAAAAGCGATCAGAAGCGAAATGGCGATGTCAGACTTCCATTTTCTTCAAACTAGAGAATCGGGTTCCCATATTTTCATCTCTTACCATGCAGTCTTTAACGTAAGCATCTCTTTATACGATGCTCACCTTGTAGCCGATAAGGTAGAAGCAAAAATACATGCTCTCTTTCCGGATAAAAAAGTACATATCCTCACACATATGGATCCGTATGACGATTCAGATATAAATGAGGAAGAGGAACAGTGGTAA
- a CDS encoding TlyA family RNA methyltransferase has translation MRLDSYLVEKGFAETRNKAQTLIKEGLVLIDSKEITKPSFKVDEGMEVNVKEHKSYVSRAAYKLKDFIEEIHYDPSGKMALDIGSSTGGFTQVLLEAGAKEVTCVDVGSDQLHHSLRNDERVHVFENCDIRKFEGETPFELIVSDVAFISLLYILDDIDRLASKDIILLYKPQFEVGREVKRDKNGVVTDKKAIENGMIRFEDACRLKGWKLRNKAPSRTTGKEGNLEYCYYFEK, from the coding sequence TTGAGACTTGATAGCTATTTAGTTGAAAAAGGCTTTGCCGAAACCAGAAATAAAGCGCAGACTCTTATTAAAGAGGGACTTGTTCTTATTGACTCCAAAGAAATAACGAAGCCTTCATTTAAAGTTGATGAAGGTATGGAAGTAAATGTTAAAGAGCATAAATCTTATGTCTCACGCGCAGCATATAAACTCAAAGATTTTATAGAAGAGATACATTACGATCCAAGCGGAAAAATGGCACTTGATATAGGATCTTCGACAGGTGGATTTACTCAGGTTTTACTTGAAGCGGGTGCAAAAGAGGTGACTTGTGTAGATGTAGGGAGTGATCAGCTTCATCATTCTTTACGTAATGATGAACGAGTACACGTTTTCGAGAATTGTGACATAAGAAAGTTTGAAGGCGAGACACCGTTTGAATTGATTGTAAGTGATGTGGCCTTTATCTCACTGCTCTATATTTTGGATGACATTGACCGTTTAGCATCTAAGGATATCATACTCCTATACAAGCCTCAGTTTGAGGTTGGGCGTGAAGTAAAACGTGATAAAAACGGTGTTGTGACTGATAAAAAAGCTATAGAAAATGGTATGATTAGATTTGAAGATGCATGTCGTTTAAAAGGGTGGAAGCTGAGAAATAAAGCGCCGTCAAGAACGACAGGGAAAGAGGGGAATCTTGAGTATTGCTACTACTTTGAAAAATAG
- a CDS encoding PaaI family thioesterase yields MAEDILEELEQEEDLELEEYSENEQVLIKTHEKINHDLSGEVITLEDGYVEVRLTTSPEMLADNVGLIHGGFIFSAADYAAMLAVNEKNVVLVGSDCQFLSPVKLHDEVKVIARVRHKEGRKRNVHVIAYVLDVKVFEGEFKTVITEKHVLKLKLLQDKEALNSGSAAKEKEK; encoded by the coding sequence ATGGCTGAAGATATTTTAGAAGAATTAGAACAAGAAGAAGATTTAGAATTAGAAGAATACTCAGAAAATGAGCAGGTTTTAATAAAAACACATGAAAAAATCAATCATGATCTAAGTGGTGAGGTGATTACCCTTGAAGATGGTTATGTTGAAGTGAGACTAACTACGAGTCCTGAGATGCTGGCTGATAATGTAGGTTTGATTCACGGTGGTTTTATTTTTTCAGCTGCTGATTATGCTGCTATGTTAGCAGTTAATGAAAAAAATGTTGTATTAGTAGGATCTGATTGTCAGTTCTTATCTCCGGTAAAACTACATGATGAGGTAAAAGTCATAGCGCGTGTCAGACATAAAGAGGGTCGTAAAAGAAATGTACATGTAATTGCATATGTACTAGATGTAAAAGTTTTTGAAGGAGAGTTTAAAACAGTTATCACTGAAAAGCATGTCTTAAAATTAAAACTTTTACAAGACAAAGAAGCATTAAATAGCGGTAGTGCTGCAAAGGAAAAGGAGAAGTAA
- the ligA gene encoding NAD-dependent DNA ligase LigA: MNNQEYKEAVQLLNKWAYHYYVLDDPIMTDEGYDKLYHEVVDYEEANPLEILKDSPTQRVGDIVSDGFTKEKHLSRMWSLEDIFNEDDLDKWLTKTYKLDSKISFYCEPKYDGASLDLVYENGELIKGITRGDGVEGELITQNVKTIRSIPLTIEHKDLIEIRGEVVIFKDEFEKINEERLKRGEALFANPRNAAAGSLRQLDPNITASRNLVFLPYGLGENTLPHKLLHEKMEYIYSLGFRKPPLRGVCQNKDDIQEIYNKMVQERDNFSMMLDGMVVKVNEISSQIDMGYTVKVPRWSVAYKFPAVEKITTVKDIVLQVGRTGAVTPVAVVEPTDIDGVVVERATLHNFDEIERKDIRLGDKVIILRSGDVIPKIIKVLENERTGNEVEVKRPSACPVCGSELLQEDVLIKCQNLECDARVVNSIIYFASKPCFNIDGLGNKIVEQLFNEKLVGSVLDLFSLTKEQLLSLEGFKEKKAQNLLDAISNAKGSELWRFINALGIEHIGEVASKMIAQKFGLGFLEVSKEQLLEIDGIGEEMAESFLEFLRVNEDTIKKLLEIIEPLEPELKAEAEDNPFKAKTVVLTGTMSESRGAIKDMLENLGAKVAGSVSKKTDYVIYGEDAGSKYDKAVSLGVATLTEDEMRELL; encoded by the coding sequence ATGAATAATCAAGAGTATAAAGAAGCAGTACAATTATTAAACAAATGGGCATATCACTATTATGTTTTAGATGATCCGATCATGACCGATGAAGGGTATGACAAACTTTACCATGAAGTTGTAGATTATGAAGAGGCAAATCCATTAGAGATTCTGAAAGATTCACCTACACAACGTGTCGGGGATATTGTAAGTGATGGTTTTACAAAAGAGAAACATCTCTCTCGTATGTGGTCTTTAGAAGATATCTTTAATGAAGATGACCTAGATAAATGGCTTACAAAAACATATAAGCTTGACTCTAAAATCTCTTTTTATTGTGAGCCTAAATATGACGGTGCTTCACTTGATCTGGTTTATGAAAACGGTGAACTGATAAAAGGGATCACTCGCGGTGACGGTGTTGAGGGTGAGCTTATCACTCAAAACGTAAAAACTATCCGCTCGATTCCACTTACGATTGAGCATAAAGATCTGATCGAGATTCGCGGTGAAGTCGTAATTTTTAAAGATGAATTTGAGAAGATTAACGAAGAGCGTTTAAAACGCGGGGAAGCATTGTTTGCTAACCCCCGTAATGCCGCTGCAGGAAGTCTACGTCAGCTAGACCCTAATATTACTGCTTCAAGAAACCTTGTGTTTTTACCATACGGACTTGGGGAAAATACACTGCCTCATAAACTGCTTCATGAGAAAATGGAATATATCTATTCACTTGGTTTTAGAAAACCGCCTCTTCGTGGCGTATGTCAAAATAAAGATGATATTCAAGAGATCTATAACAAAATGGTGCAAGAGCGTGACAACTTTTCTATGATGTTAGATGGTATGGTTGTTAAAGTTAATGAGATCTCTTCTCAGATAGATATGGGATATACAGTAAAAGTGCCTCGCTGGTCGGTAGCATACAAGTTCCCCGCAGTAGAAAAGATCACTACTGTAAAAGATATTGTCCTTCAAGTTGGTCGTACCGGGGCGGTAACACCTGTAGCAGTAGTAGAACCGACAGATATTGACGGGGTAGTAGTTGAGCGTGCGACTTTGCATAACTTTGATGAGATAGAACGTAAAGATATTCGCTTGGGCGATAAGGTGATAATTCTTAGAAGTGGAGATGTTATTCCTAAGATCATTAAAGTTTTAGAGAATGAAAGAACAGGAAATGAAGTAGAGGTAAAACGCCCGAGTGCATGTCCGGTATGTGGGTCTGAACTGCTGCAAGAGGATGTACTTATCAAGTGTCAAAACCTAGAGTGTGATGCAAGGGTAGTAAACTCAATTATTTACTTTGCTTCGAAACCTTGTTTTAATATAGATGGACTTGGAAACAAGATTGTAGAGCAACTTTTTAACGAAAAGCTTGTAGGCTCTGTTTTAGACTTGTTTAGTTTGACAAAAGAACAGCTGTTAAGTCTTGAAGGGTTTAAAGAGAAAAAAGCCCAGAACCTTTTAGATGCGATTTCAAATGCAAAAGGAAGTGAACTGTGGCGTTTTATAAATGCTCTTGGGATTGAGCATATCGGTGAAGTAGCATCAAAAATGATCGCACAAAAATTCGGGCTGGGATTTTTAGAAGTAAGCAAAGAGCAGCTTTTAGAGATTGACGGTATCGGTGAAGAGATGGCTGAGAGCTTCTTAGAATTTTTGCGTGTCAATGAAGATACGATAAAAAAACTTTTAGAGATTATAGAGCCGCTTGAACCTGAATTAAAAGCAGAAGCTGAAGATAATCCATTTAAAGCCAAAACAGTTGTTCTGACAGGAACAATGAGTGAATCCCGCGGAGCAATCAAAGATATGCTTGAGAACCTTGGGGCAAAAGTTGCAGGCTCGGTAAGTAAAAAGACCGATTATGTGATCTACGGTGAAGATGCAGGCAGCAAGTATGATAAAGCGGTAAGTCTTGGTGTGGCTACACTGACCGAAGATGAGATGAGAGAGCTTCTTTGA
- a CDS encoding NAD+ synthase — MSKYSQITDYLVSFLENEVGKTGIKKVVVGLSGGLDSAVVAVLAHKAFGDDLLCVKMPSHYSSQNSLDDADALCQDFGLRNETASIEPMLKAFEEMHPNLDNLRKGNFSARMRMSTLFDISARERALVLGTSNKSELMLGYGTLYGDLASAINPIGDLYKSEVFELARYLGVTQSIIDKPPSADLWAGQSDEADLGYTYEQLDGAMKLYVDQRLTKEEVIAKGVDAKMLEMIIKRIFGNHFKRKMPVIAKLTSRTLNHDFNYPRDITL, encoded by the coding sequence ATGAGTAAGTATTCACAAATAACTGATTATCTCGTAAGTTTTTTAGAAAATGAAGTGGGAAAAACAGGGATTAAAAAAGTGGTCGTGGGTCTTAGTGGCGGATTGGATTCTGCCGTTGTCGCCGTACTTGCTCACAAAGCATTCGGTGATGATCTTTTATGTGTTAAAATGCCGTCACATTACTCATCTCAAAATTCACTTGACGATGCAGATGCACTTTGTCAGGATTTTGGTCTGAGAAATGAAACAGCCTCTATTGAACCGATGCTAAAAGCATTTGAAGAGATGCATCCTAATCTTGATAACTTGAGAAAAGGAAACTTCTCAGCACGTATGCGTATGTCTACTTTGTTTGATATCTCAGCACGTGAAAGGGCTTTAGTCCTTGGAACAAGTAATAAAAGCGAGTTGATGCTTGGATACGGAACGCTTTATGGAGATCTGGCAAGTGCCATTAACCCAATAGGCGATCTTTATAAGAGTGAAGTGTTTGAACTGGCTCGTTATCTAGGTGTTACTCAAAGTATTATAGATAAGCCGCCTTCTGCCGATTTATGGGCAGGGCAAAGTGATGAAGCTGATCTGGGATATACGTATGAACAGCTTGATGGTGCAATGAAACTCTATGTAGATCAAAGACTTACAAAAGAGGAAGTTATTGCAAAAGGTGTGGATGCCAAAATGCTTGAGATGATTATCAAACGTATTTTCGGCAACCATTTTAAGCGTAAGATGCCGGTTATTGCAAAACTGACATCTCGGACACTAAACCATGATTTTAATTATCCTAGAGATATAACTTTATAA
- a CDS encoding class I SAM-dependent methyltransferase gives MSTFDKKAKDWDKGDIQVQGAKTIAEAIEKNFELSDDMVLMDFGVGTGLLGFEIAKKVQKVYGVDTSRGMLEKLKEKNTPELNIEAIHQDIVATPLDMKFDGLISSMTLHHVENLEKFFTTIKNNLNKNGFLAIADLESEDGTFHSDNEGVHHFGFDKEELCKIVENCGFKNVSFENINTIKKPHREFGVFLLSAEA, from the coding sequence ATGAGTACATTTGATAAAAAAGCAAAAGATTGGGATAAAGGTGACATCCAAGTTCAGGGTGCCAAAACAATTGCCGAAGCGATAGAAAAAAATTTTGAATTGTCAGATGACATGGTACTGATGGATTTCGGTGTAGGTACTGGACTACTTGGATTTGAAATCGCAAAAAAAGTACAAAAAGTTTACGGTGTAGACACTTCACGCGGAATGCTTGAAAAACTCAAAGAGAAAAATACTCCAGAACTAAATATCGAAGCTATTCATCAAGATATTGTAGCAACTCCGCTTGATATGAAGTTTGACGGACTTATCAGTTCAATGACACTACACCATGTAGAAAACCTTGAAAAGTTTTTTACTACAATCAAAAACAACCTCAATAAAAACGGGTTTTTAGCTATTGCCGATCTAGAAAGCGAGGATGGAACATTCCATTCAGATAATGAAGGTGTGCATCACTTTGGATTTGATAAAGAGGAACTTTGTAAAATTGTAGAAAACTGCGGTTTTAAAAATGTATCTTTTGAAAATATCAATACAATTAAAAAACCGCACCGTGAATTCGGAGTATTTTTACTAAGTGCAGAAGCTTAG
- a CDS encoding bifunctional riboflavin kinase/FAD synthetase, whose amino-acid sequence MSIATTLKNSTSIAIGGFDGMHIGHQELFHHLDQNGVIVVINTGYANLTPNHFREKHTEHLIHYYDLDDIRHLDGAGFVSLLKDDFPKLQKIVVGYDFHFGKDRRYSYEDLKELFDGEVLVVDEVQHHNDSVHSHKIRHKLSIGDIKGANEFLGHNYTICGKKITGQGIGAKELVATINIEAKEFLVPKEGVYVTTTRIDDEEHFHPSVSFVGHRVSTDGSFAIESHILDGKVLCEEKAEISFIAYIRENKKFESIDELRDAIKKDIAIANRELQRLEL is encoded by the coding sequence TTGAGTATTGCTACTACTTTGAAAAATAGTACAAGCATCGCTATCGGTGGATTTGACGGGATGCACATTGGGCATCAGGAACTTTTTCACCATTTAGATCAAAACGGTGTGATAGTTGTGATCAATACTGGATATGCAAACCTGACACCAAATCATTTTAGAGAAAAACATACAGAACATTTGATCCATTACTATGATTTAGATGATATTCGTCATTTAGACGGTGCAGGTTTTGTGTCACTATTAAAAGATGATTTTCCAAAGCTACAAAAAATAGTGGTCGGATACGACTTTCATTTTGGAAAAGACAGAAGATATTCGTATGAAGATTTAAAAGAGCTGTTTGACGGAGAAGTACTTGTAGTTGATGAGGTACAACACCATAACGATTCGGTACATTCACATAAGATTCGTCATAAACTCTCAATAGGCGATATTAAAGGTGCCAATGAGTTTTTAGGGCATAACTATACAATATGCGGTAAAAAAATTACGGGACAAGGGATCGGTGCAAAAGAACTGGTAGCTACGATTAACATCGAGGCTAAAGAGTTTTTAGTCCCTAAAGAGGGTGTGTATGTAACAACTACACGTATAGATGATGAGGAACATTTTCATCCATCTGTGAGTTTTGTCGGGCACCGTGTAAGTACTGATGGAAGCTTTGCGATTGAATCACATATACTGGATGGAAAGGTACTCTGTGAAGAGAAAGCTGAGATCAGTTTTATAGCTTACATTAGAGAGAACAAAAAGTTTGAAAGTATCGATGAGCTACGAGATGCAATCAAAAAAGATATTGCAATAGCAAACAGAGAACTTCAACGTTTAGAATTATAA